CATCCCGTATAGTAAACACTTTGCCAGtttctccattttcaaCCTTTATGAAACTATCGTCATCATACGTTTTAACATTCAATTTTAAAGGAGCTCTAAAGATTTGGGTATAGTAGAAATCAACAGGTCTCCTTATAAACTCTACAATCTTCCTGTTAGATCTACCTCTGAAATTTTTATACCTATTACTAACTTTGACATATTTAGTACCATCTTCTCTAGTTAGCACAAGGACACGCCTACTGGTAACCTGAGGGTCTTCTAAAATAATCTCTCCAGCATCCGAGATAGACCCCATTACATGAGAAAAGTAGTAGGTTCTCTTCATGAAATAGTTGACGGCACCGGGGTATTCCACCGATGGCAAGGATCCAACCTGTTCTGGAGCATCTCCAGATATGTCCAAATTTATTGAAATTTTGTTCCCCAAAGATGGTGCTGCAATTGTCTTGCCAAAAAGTACGAATAGAAAAAATTTTAGAGGGACGATTCCACTCATTTTCCTAtagaaaattttgtaaacTACAACTTGTGATTTTAGCATGGGTAATTCGTGTTCGTCTAAATGAGAGTGTTGTAAGTGGCTAGTTATAAAGTAAGCTCAGGACTAGCTCGCTGGGGAATTTTGAAAGAATGAGCCATTTTACAGCGATATTTTATCGATTTTGTGCTTATACATGGCTGTTTTAATGTTTGTATTCCCTAATTAATGAGTTGTAGCTAAACCTTGGCTAAACTATGCATGATTCTTTAAAATGAGAATCTAAATGAAAAGCCTACATTGAATTTATGAATGGCAGGGACCCATACAATATAGCAGCAGATGTAAACAACTCGGCCCCCAAGCATAACTCCTGCTATTCATAAGGTTTATTATCTTTTCACTGTATTCATCCATAGAATCTCATatgtctaacccaagggtctcctttatagcgattatatagtttccatccagtgaaacaagccaaggcagaagtaccaACTCCAGTTAATACCGTAGGGATAATCTTTTCAATAGTCCAAAAAGAGTCAGTGTTAGAATGGTTTTGAGGAGGCGAAGTTCCAGGAGTAGAGACAGAATTAGAATGGGCTTGAGTAACAGCTTCAGcttcagtagtagtagtagtaagAGAAGGATCAGTAGTAACAGCAGGTTGAGCAGAACCACCTTCTTCTCCAGAAAGAGCAGTACCTCTAGAACCACTTAGTGCTGTAAGAGTATGACCTACTACAGGAGAAACGTTTCcagccatttgagccaCTGGACTGCCctgtaggagaatcttagtctcagactctgtatcaggaacttGGTCAGATAAATCAGCATGTTCAAGAGTTTTTTCTGTAATGGCAGTTGGTTCACCTATCTTAGGGATTTCTTCAGCAAGTTGTTGTTCTAGTCGTTTAATAATCTCTAGAGTAGCATTAAGAAGATGACTATAAGCTTCCCTCAGAGACTTACCCTGTAGCCCATCTTTCTCCACTTCCCAGCTATTTCCATCCCTATTCCTATACAATCTATGACCTTTCCCAGTGTACCACTTCTTAGTCCTTCCGCCATCACTGCTAACATAGACAAGGAAAGGCGCGTTGGTAGCTCCAGGGGGCTCTTTATCACgctttggaaaaaatactATTAGTTCCTTAACATTCCATATTGGAAACTCTTTCTCGTATATTTTAGGTTCCCCGGTGAAACCAGTTATAGTGAATGTGCCATCGGTACCGTAGATGTGCCGAAGAGCAGTATATCCAGATGGCTTATAACCATTGTAATCAGTAACTTTAACATTCTGAGGACAACCATCATGATTGTAGGCTTTACAGTATGGATTAGGATATTCACCCTCTTCCTTGGAAACATCTCTCTACTGGtctgaaaagtttgcacCTTTGTTTGTGGAGGGTATCTGCATATATCTTCTCTCCTGGTTCATGATCACTTATCATACTCCATCTATCATTGAGACTGCTACCATCATTACCTAGAGAAACTGGTGCCTTACCAAAGAGACCAGCTTCCATACTTCCAACATATACTTGCATAAGTAGGGGTTTCCTATgatcttcatctttatccCAATAGAAAACAGAGAGATTAAGGGTTTTGTCACTGAGTGAAAATGCTTCATATTTAGCACCTTCATCAGTTCTCCATGTAAGAAGAGTACTCCTATATCTAGCCCTTGTTATACTTGGGTCATACCTGTGAGTGTAACAAATGTATCCATTTATTCCATCCTTATTAAGAGATTTCTCTATGTCCACATTAATATTTTTGCACGGACAAGAGTATTTTCCATGGATACCGCCATTCTCATAAATGTCAACAGAATGGAGATCGTGGAGTTTACATGCAAGCCTATCTAGTTCATTCTTGAACTGAAGACTAACAGATTCTGTGTCACTGCTAGGAAATTCCCTAGTATTAtcaatcttcttccatctaGTATTTGGTTCTTTAGGtccttcatcttctttacGATCATTGGCATCTCCGTCCGCATTATAATACCAATGTTCTCCTTTATAATCCTGAAGCCTGAGGACGAGAGGTTTATTTATTTCCTCACCACCATCATGTGTAAAAGAGTAGTAAGTTGTTACTTCCCATGCATCGGGGCGTTTAGTAGACAATGAAGTGGGTCCTCCACCATTGTTTATCTGAAGTTCATGTTCACCGTAGTAAAGATCTGTTATTACCGGTCCAAAAGGTTTTCCGTGGGTGACATACCTATAATCTGTAGCAGGCTCTAGAAGGTTTCCCTTTTCTGCATATATAACTCCATCATCTTTGCAATTACCCGGACTCTCTCCTTTTGGACACTTCCTCTTTATGTTTATTGAGGACATTCATAATCCTACTTTCTAGTTCCCTTACTCAGCatccctagacaaccatacattcatcctccctcacaagacTAGCTCACCAtcagagagtatccacagaacaagatgaacaactatcaacacagtcttcagtagtacagtatgAATGTTACAGTCACGCTAATGACTCTTTCTGATAATCACCAAATTGAGCATGTCTATCATAATTAATTGGCCCAGGGTGAACTCCACCAGAACCTCAAATAGGCCCCTTATTACCATCCTCGACCATACCCTATGACATAGCAATACTCCTATTTCCAACCTCTACTTTACCAAATCATACCTATCTACCGCCATCTAGAGATGGCGATGTAACCTCCACTGCAACTGTCCAAGTCCTTTGGTCAGACAGTTTAGATTCCAGATGTCCAACGGCACATTacacattaaacttaccACAGCCTTGGCTAGAGCCGTAACGGCGGCTTTGTTAACCTTTGGAGCTTCGTCATCGAGAGCCAAAATCCTCTTTATCCGATAGTTTGGGACTATACGTTCAGGTTTGCCACCGCTTGTCATTCTAAACTTCCTTGTCTGCACATTAAAATGAGTGATGTCGCCGAGAATGGGTGTATAGACCAAATGTGTACATGAATACGCGGTAGGAATCAAGTGGACAAAGCATTAACGGAGCATTGCAAAGAGCAGCAAAAAGGGTGAATGAACGCAACAGAGCATATAATGTACAATGCAAATGCATAGAAACAACACAATGTCACTAGTACAGCATAAAAGGTGCAAGAGTATAGAGAAAGCAAACCAAGTGTAGGCCAGTATGCGACAAGGGCGGATATGAGACAATCTGAGCAGCTCAGTGGCTATCAGATGGAAATGGCGAggaaaaataaaaaatggacGAGAAAATTCCACGGGGCGAGAAAAACTTACAGGTTGGGCTCCCTTACGCGGATTCCAAAGTAAAGTACCAAAAAGAGCGCGACAGAGACCACaatgaaaaggacaaacattaaaattgCGCATTTCATGAAACACATTTTGAAACGCGACTGTCTTTATCCGTCTCTGGTCCTCAAGGTTTAGTGGCTGTTATTTCTCACACATCCAGCCAAAAGATGCGAAATTAAAAGAAAGGTTCGAGGATTTGAGCAACTGTATCGATACCGGGGTTAGTTATGATGTAGAGTCGAAAATTTACTGCTCAGCTGCAAATGACAGTGAATTGCCCGTCCCCGGTCCTTGGCTTGTTTCGTCAAAAGGCGGACCATGAGGCATATATAGCGGGGGCCAATGTGACCAGGTGATCTACGACACGAATCCGGTGGACGCTCTAGTTACAGGTGAAGAGATTAGAATGTCATCCAAGGAGTCATCTTTTGGTGACCGTTGGTCATCATGGAAGGAATACGGACGGAATGTAAGCCATCGAGCAGCGAGTTTCCATCTGGATCTGTGGCTAGATGGAGATTATCATTCGTGAGGGCTTTTTAAGGAATGCAGCAATGGCGGAATGAAATAACATTGTTGTTTACATTTGCCgtaaatttaaaatgcagTAGGTCAGTATCCCTAGATCATCTTTAAGGGTTAAATTGTGGTTGCATTGTTGCAAAATCACCTGAGCTCTGCATTACGATTCTATGTCAGCCCATACAAAAACTAGCTGCTGCCGATCGAAAATTTTACCCCAAATCTAGCATCGGTCAGTATTCAATCATCAGTTTATACTTTGGAAAAGTAAATTCGTAGAGACACCTGTCAATTATCATGAAGATTTTTGTGCTTGTGCCCGTTTTCCTCATTTCTCTTGCAGTAGGCGTCCTTGCTGATGGTCCAGATGGAAGTTCCTCTGTCAAGTCACCGAGAGAAGAGTTGACTGATTTACAAGGGAAGCTCAAGAGTGACTCTCTACACGCAATGGAGAACCATACCAAGAGAAATGAAATCAAGGAAAAGctccaaagaatgataaagatgattgAGTACGTTTCCAAGGATACCGGAAGATCTTTTGGTGATGCGATGAAACAAGTGACTGATATGGAACAGGAGATTTCAAAACATGTCAAAAAGATCCTCATCAAAATGAGACCAGTCTATCACGACTCCAATACGCTTATACTAGAAATTGACAGAGTATTGGCTGGTACAGATGAGGATGCTGTGACTGCAAAGATACAAGAGGCAAAGGAGCTATTGGAGAGGAATAAGCCGGTACTCGAGGAGCTTGAGAAAGACTATAGGGGTAAATATGCCCAGTTTGAGGCACTTGAAACGGCCCTAAGGAATAAAGGTCTAGTTATTTTGGGGAAGGAACCTGACCCCTATGGTATATTTGATGATACTGTTGGTGAATCGGGGTATTCTGGCTCTGACATTAGAGACATGTTTTTAGGAAAGACCCCAATTCCGGCACTTACCAAGAAACTGGTTCTTGAATTTTCTCTGACACTAAGGGCTTCTGTATTCAGAAACTATACACGTGTGCTTATGATAAAAAATCAAGCTAATGAATATATTTCAAAGGGAAATGAATTAAGCGATCGATTTACCAAGTTAGTGCCAGATATTGGGAAATTTCAAACTCCTACAAAGATAAAGGAAATGGAGGATTTGCTCTATAAAATTAAAGACGATATTTCTCTAATTatgagaatatttttt
This region of Theileria equi strain WA chromosome 1, complete sequence genomic DNA includes:
- a CDS encoding signal peptide-containing protein (encoded by transcript BEWA_028700A), which translates into the protein MSGIVPLKFFLFVLFGKTIAAPSLGNKISINLDISGDAPEQVGSLPSVEYPGAVNYFMKRTYYFSHVMGSISDAGEIILEDPQVTSRRVLVLTREDGTKYVKVSNRYKNFRGRSNRKIVEFIRRPVDFYYTQIFRAPLKLNVKTYDDDSFIKVENGETGKVFTIRDELKDELVIGAVNYGEYNINHDIEGLMERTVRVVEGRVVYIIIVSKYVNGIEFEMKYKFVDGRIPSLSRFSITVNILKLR
- a CDS encoding signal peptide-containing protein (encoded by transcript BEWA_028720A), coding for MKIFVLVPVFLISLAVGVLADGPDGSSSVKSPREELTDLQGKLKSDSLHAMENHTKRNEIKEKLQRMIKMIEYVSKDTGRSFGDAMKQVTDMEQEISKHVKKILIKMRPVYHDSNTLILEIDRVLAGTDEDAVTAKIQEAKELLERNKPVLEELEKDYRGKYAQFEALETALRNKGLVILGKEPDPYGIFDDTVGESGYSGSDIRDMFLGKTPIPALTKKLVLEFSLTLRASVFRNYTRVLMIKNQANEYISKGNELSDRFTKLVPDIGKFQTPTKIKEMEDLLYKIKDDISLIMRIFFDFTKLIGILGKLDEYYIIIQEFESSLSEYDDNAVISEDIRIKAVESCKDLVKYLEDIKESYPTWYGNLDKLKSAIKSTEDNLNAANSLCDDSSTSGAMCYGSKGIVIIIGLLLTYSLL
- a CDS encoding hypothetical protein (encoded by transcript BEWA_028710A) codes for the protein MTSGGKPERIVPNYRIKRILALDDEAPKVNKAAVTALAKAVRKCPKGESPGNCKDDGVIYAEKGNLLEPATDYRYVTHGKPFGPVITDLYYGEHELQINNGGGPTSLSTKRPDAWEVTTYYSFTHDGGEEINKPLVLRLQDYKGEHWYYNADGDANDRKEDEGPKEPNTRWKKIDNTREFPSSDTESVSLQFKNELDRLACKLHDLHSVDIYENGGIHGKYSCPCKNINVDIEKSLNKDGINGYICYTHRYDPSITRARYRSTLLTWRTDEGAKYEAFSLSDKTLNLSVFYWDKDEDHRKPLLMQVYVGSMEAGLFGKAPRDVSKEEGEYPNPYCKAYNHDGCPQNVKVTDYNGYKPSGYTALRHIYGTDGTFTITGFTGEPKIYEKEFPIWNVKELIVFFPKRDKEPPGATNAPFLVYVSSDGGRTKKWYTGKGHRLYRNRDGNSWEVEKDGLQEIIKRLEQQLAEEIPKIGEPTAITEKTLEHADLSDQVPDTESETKILLQGSPVAQMAGNVSPVVGHTLTALSGSRGTALSGEEGGSAQPAVTTDPSLTTTTTEAEAVTQAHSNSVSTPGTSPPQNHSNTDSFWTIEKIIPTVLTGVGTSALACFTGWKLYNRYKGDPWVRHMRFYG